One stretch of Deinococcus ficus DNA includes these proteins:
- a CDS encoding methyl-accepting chemotaxis protein has translation MTVTNPEFSPAVAPARPAARPDRVGLFARLPVSRKLLLASLGLGVPYLAAMGGLMYITNVNLQANRVQRTGQAMLVPASPLLQNVQLLRLSATNVLSGKAEFREPNIQQRQVVDARLAEIAAVAQTHGYATITAQVTRLQQGLDALDADVDAGGVTPQQIQTKYTALLREQVIPLFQTISDETKLALQNPASVQAAAAAQVANLAALTVPANMPAAGAIASGSIQVITRAGGPGKPLSEALQFEARTNYTTANQAMLSVLNGLKGTYKKFPELEGTLKPAADRLEAVAVPLFNSVESGLVNSKTVRVTPAQINEAIPNYAAALFASLDASINALGSVLVTQERASRTQLMAAVIVPLLTLLAVALLFRAVAGSILVPLRRLTGAARQLEQGEVGAQVPVTSTDELGQLAVAFNSASAQLKLNADRAEQERVEAQRLQSNIGEFLDVTMDIADGDLTKRGKVTEDVLGNVVDSINLMTDELASVLRRVQDTAASVTGGSRAMLGTTQVIEEGAQLTVAETQRVAEQVAQITESIRVMAVNAQRSAETARQALSASQQGQEAVTGTLEGMQNIRREVQGVAKRIKNLGDRSLEIQEIVDTISQIARQTNLLALNASIEAAGAGEAGGRFSIVADEVRKLADTSSQATGRIAGLIKNVQAEIQDVIASVEDGTREVEQGYRVAGTAGERLREIGTLTQTSAQLAETIASSSQAQVSGIEQVGGAVQQIAQIAEGSAEQVTQGRETATQLQSLAQQLDGSLARFRLPS, from the coding sequence ATGACCGTAACCAACCCCGAGTTTTCACCCGCCGTCGCCCCGGCCCGTCCCGCCGCCCGCCCGGACCGCGTGGGCCTGTTCGCCCGCCTGCCGGTCAGCCGCAAGCTGCTGCTCGCCAGTCTGGGCCTGGGCGTGCCGTACCTGGCCGCCATGGGCGGGCTGATGTACATCACGAATGTGAACCTGCAGGCCAACCGGGTGCAGCGCACCGGGCAGGCCATGCTGGTGCCCGCCTCGCCGCTGCTGCAGAACGTGCAGTTGCTGCGCCTGTCGGCCACGAACGTGCTGTCCGGCAAGGCCGAGTTCCGTGAGCCGAACATCCAGCAGCGTCAGGTGGTGGACGCCCGCCTGGCTGAGATCGCCGCGGTCGCGCAGACGCACGGGTACGCGACGATCACCGCCCAGGTCACGCGCCTGCAGCAGGGCCTGGACGCCCTGGACGCGGACGTGGACGCCGGCGGCGTGACCCCGCAGCAGATTCAGACGAAGTACACGGCACTGCTGCGCGAGCAGGTGATTCCGCTGTTCCAGACGATCTCCGACGAGACGAAGCTGGCGCTGCAGAACCCGGCGAGCGTGCAGGCGGCCGCGGCCGCGCAGGTGGCGAACCTGGCTGCCCTGACCGTGCCGGCGAACATGCCGGCGGCCGGCGCGATCGCGTCCGGGAGCATTCAGGTGATCACCCGCGCCGGCGGGCCCGGCAAGCCCCTGTCCGAGGCGCTGCAGTTCGAGGCCCGCACGAACTACACCACCGCCAACCAGGCCATGCTGAGCGTCCTGAACGGCCTGAAGGGCACGTACAAGAAGTTCCCGGAACTGGAAGGCACCCTGAAGCCCGCCGCGGACCGCCTGGAAGCGGTGGCCGTGCCGCTGTTCAACTCGGTGGAGTCGGGCCTGGTGAACTCGAAGACGGTGCGGGTGACCCCGGCGCAGATCAACGAGGCCATTCCCAACTACGCCGCCGCACTCTTCGCCAGCCTGGACGCCTCGATCAACGCGCTGGGCAGCGTGCTGGTGACGCAGGAGCGTGCCAGCCGCACGCAGCTGATGGCGGCCGTGATCGTGCCGCTGCTGACGCTGCTGGCCGTGGCGCTGCTGTTCCGGGCGGTGGCAGGCTCCATCCTGGTGCCGCTGCGCCGCCTGACCGGCGCGGCCCGGCAGCTGGAGCAGGGCGAGGTGGGCGCGCAGGTGCCCGTGACCTCCACCGACGAGCTGGGACAGCTGGCCGTGGCCTTCAACAGCGCGTCCGCGCAGCTGAAACTCAACGCCGACCGCGCCGAGCAGGAGCGCGTGGAAGCGCAGCGCCTGCAGAGCAACATCGGGGAGTTCCTGGACGTGACCATGGACATCGCCGACGGTGACCTCACCAAGCGCGGCAAGGTCACCGAGGACGTGCTGGGGAACGTGGTGGACTCCATCAACCTGATGACCGACGAGCTGGCCAGCGTGCTGCGGCGCGTGCAGGACACCGCCGCGTCCGTGACCGGCGGCTCGCGCGCCATGCTGGGCACCACGCAGGTCATCGAGGAAGGCGCGCAGCTCACTGTGGCCGAGACGCAGCGCGTGGCCGAGCAGGTCGCGCAGATCACCGAGTCCATCCGCGTGATGGCCGTGAACGCCCAGCGCAGCGCCGAGACGGCCCGCCAGGCGCTCAGCGCCTCGCAGCAGGGCCAGGAGGCCGTGACCGGCACGCTGGAAGGCATGCAGAACATCCGCCGTGAGGTGCAGGGCGTCGCCAAGCGCATCAAGAACCTCGGGGACCGCTCGCTGGAAATTCAGGAGATCGTGGACACCATCTCCCAGATCGCCCGGCAGACGAACCTGCTGGCGCTGAACGCCAGCATCGAGGCGGCCGGCGCCGGGGAGGCCGGCGGCCGCTTCAGCATCGTCGCGGACGAAGTGCGCAAGCTGGCCGACACGTCCTCGCAGGCCACGGGCCGCATCGCGGGCCTGATCAAGAACGTCCAGGCCGAGATTCAGGACGTGATCGCCAGCGTGGAGGACGGCACCCGCGAGGTGGAGCAGGGCTACCGGGTCGCCGGGACCGCCGGGGAGCGCCTGCGCGAGATCGGGACGCTCACGCAGACGTCCGCGCAGCTGGCCGAAACGATCGCCAGCAGCAGCCAGGCGCAGGTGAGCGGCATCGAGCAGGTCGGCGGGGCCGTGCAGCAGATCGCGCAGATCGCCGAAGGGTCGGCCGAGCAGGTCACGCAGGGCCGCGAGACCGCCACGCAGCTGCAGAGCCTGGCGCAGCAGCTCGACGGCAGCCTCGCGCGCTTCCGCCTGCCGTCCTGA
- a CDS encoding chemotaxis protein CheW: protein MAETLMLLRACHRVLAVPSGALRRVVPAERLAPMPGTAGALLGLMPASGRAVPVVDLSRLTGLPEAPATLAVICQVGPETLALPVQEVLGFVQEDGAASAELLGPETLLGGYTGGGQKGQRLNLGALHDRLAAHLSPV from the coding sequence ATGGCCGAAACGCTGATGCTCCTGCGCGCCTGCCACCGCGTTCTCGCCGTGCCGTCCGGCGCGCTGCGGCGCGTGGTGCCCGCCGAGCGCCTCGCCCCCATGCCCGGCACGGCCGGCGCCCTGCTCGGCCTGATGCCCGCCTCGGGGCGGGCCGTGCCGGTCGTGGACCTCAGCCGCCTCACGGGCCTGCCCGAGGCGCCCGCCACGCTCGCCGTGATCTGCCAGGTCGGCCCGGAAACGCTGGCGCTGCCTGTGCAGGAGGTGCTGGGCTTCGTTCAGGAGGACGGCGCCGCCAGCGCCGAGCTGCTCGGCCCGGAAACGCTGCTGGGCGGCTACACCGGCGGCGGGCAGAAAGGCCAGCGCCTGAACCTGGGCGCCCTGCACGACCGGCTCGCCGCGCACCTCAGTCCGGTCTGA
- a CDS encoding methyl-accepting chemotaxis protein, whose protein sequence is MLPSSPTQVDPAPARRKVRSARPARGERPAPAPDSAGRRLPRWMDRLSVAQKLGLAGVLFALPTLLIVRESALNQNALVRPVTRSLQIMPVVRATSDMQEKLDTFTMQATRHARGEVPAEAVKRAQQAVDASLKALTDELNSRAQPNLLADTNEMRQAILTEAPLDELQNVWTYYRDSALEMNPSAIASAYFDAAAPLKTLVGQAERVSSLSVGGGQNSLYYMKESSLGSGLTELRYAVVRADALASSAYGKTPEALADREALAQLIPLAQVLLDSTKRNLEQAVLTGQSIPQELSANAAALDDKLQSLQIEWRAATQGVQPTGLGTLTADAVRTTGALTRDGLDALEKEAALFQNQQLTRGATGLAVVVVLGGLAAVLLAGLLRYIVQQIQQLTRGARRLTEGDFGVQIPVTSRDELGLLGSAFNDAAAQLRRNAERVEYERVEAQELQNNIAEYLDVTMDIADGDLTKRGKVTEDVLGNVVDSINVMVDELSDLLRNVQDASQSVTGGSRAMLLSTAQIEQGTLTTAEQAARVSRQAQDVNARIQSMAQTAQESAAMARQTLLASQQGQQAVTGTLEGMDQIRGSSQSVTEAIQALSERSGQIQEIVDSISHIASQTNLLSLHASIEAAGAGEAGSRFAVVAEEVRALADESSAAAGRIQDLIAGVQREIAAASATMATGAQTVERGYEVARQAGEQLRQIGQLSAQSAQLAEAISQAAAQQAQQMQQMGHGVTQIAEIATDSQASVAEGRSAAEQLQALAQQLAAQLGRFKLPA, encoded by the coding sequence ATGCTGCCAAGTTCCCCCACCCAAGTCGACCCGGCCCCGGCGCGGCGCAAGGTCCGCTCCGCGCGTCCTGCGCGGGGTGAACGGCCCGCGCCGGCCCCGGATTCCGCCGGGCGGCGCCTGCCGCGCTGGATGGACCGGCTCAGCGTCGCCCAGAAGCTGGGCCTCGCGGGCGTGCTGTTCGCCCTGCCGACCCTGCTGATCGTGCGTGAAAGCGCCCTGAACCAGAACGCCCTGGTGCGCCCGGTGACGCGCTCGCTGCAGATCATGCCGGTGGTACGCGCCACCAGCGACATGCAGGAGAAGCTGGACACCTTCACCATGCAGGCCACCCGGCACGCCCGCGGGGAAGTCCCGGCCGAGGCGGTCAAGCGGGCGCAGCAGGCGGTGGACGCCAGCCTCAAGGCCCTGACCGACGAGCTGAACTCCAGGGCGCAGCCCAACCTGCTGGCCGACACGAACGAGATGCGGCAGGCGATCCTGACCGAGGCGCCGCTGGACGAGTTGCAGAACGTGTGGACGTACTACCGCGACTCGGCGCTGGAGATGAACCCGTCGGCGATCGCCAGCGCGTACTTCGACGCGGCCGCGCCGCTCAAGACGCTGGTCGGGCAGGCCGAGCGGGTCAGCAGCCTCTCGGTGGGCGGCGGGCAGAACAGCCTGTACTACATGAAAGAAAGCAGCCTGGGCAGCGGCCTGACCGAGCTGCGGTACGCCGTGGTGCGCGCCGACGCACTGGCCAGCAGCGCGTACGGCAAGACGCCCGAGGCGCTCGCGGACCGCGAGGCGCTCGCTCAGCTGATTCCGCTCGCGCAGGTGCTGCTCGACAGCACGAAACGGAACCTCGAGCAGGCGGTCCTGACCGGGCAGAGCATCCCGCAGGAACTCAGCGCGAACGCAGCCGCCCTGGACGACAAACTCCAGAGCCTGCAGATCGAGTGGCGCGCCGCCACGCAGGGCGTGCAGCCCACCGGCCTGGGCACGTTGACCGCCGACGCCGTGCGCACCACCGGCGCGCTCACCCGCGACGGCCTGGACGCCCTGGAGAAGGAAGCGGCGCTGTTCCAGAACCAGCAGCTGACCCGCGGCGCCACCGGTCTGGCCGTGGTGGTCGTGCTGGGGGGCCTGGCGGCCGTGCTGCTCGCCGGGCTGCTGCGCTACATCGTGCAGCAGATCCAGCAGCTCACCCGCGGCGCGCGCCGCCTGACCGAAGGGGACTTCGGCGTGCAGATTCCCGTGACCAGCCGCGACGAGCTGGGCCTGCTGGGCTCGGCCTTCAACGACGCCGCCGCGCAGCTGAGGCGCAACGCCGAACGCGTGGAGTACGAGCGAGTGGAAGCGCAGGAACTGCAGAACAACATCGCCGAGTACCTCGACGTGACCATGGACATCGCCGACGGTGACCTCACCAAGCGCGGCAAGGTCACCGAGGACGTGCTGGGCAACGTGGTGGACTCCATCAACGTGATGGTGGACGAGCTCTCCGACCTGCTGCGCAACGTGCAGGACGCCTCGCAGTCCGTGACGGGCGGGTCGCGCGCCATGCTGCTGTCCACCGCCCAGATCGAGCAGGGCACCCTGACCACCGCCGAGCAGGCCGCCCGCGTGTCCCGGCAGGCGCAGGACGTGAACGCCCGCATTCAGAGCATGGCGCAGACCGCGCAGGAAAGCGCGGCCATGGCCCGCCAGACGCTGCTCGCCTCGCAGCAGGGCCAGCAGGCCGTGACCGGCACGCTGGAGGGCATGGACCAGATCCGCGGCTCCTCGCAGAGCGTGACCGAAGCCATTCAGGCGCTGTCGGAGCGCTCCGGGCAGATTCAGGAGATCGTGGATTCCATCAGTCACATCGCCAGCCAGACGAACCTGCTTTCCCTGCACGCCAGCATCGAGGCGGCCGGCGCCGGGGAGGCCGGCAGCCGCTTCGCGGTGGTGGCCGAGGAAGTGCGCGCCCTGGCCGACGAGTCGAGCGCGGCCGCCGGGCGCATTCAGGACCTGATCGCCGGCGTGCAGCGCGAGATCGCCGCGGCGTCCGCCACCATGGCCACCGGCGCACAGACCGTGGAACGCGGGTACGAGGTCGCCCGGCAGGCCGGGGAGCAGCTGCGCCAGATCGGGCAGCTCTCCGCGCAGTCCGCGCAGCTCGCCGAGGCGATCTCCCAGGCCGCCGCGCAGCAGGCCCAGCAGATGCAGCAGATGGGACACGGCGTCACGCAGATCGCCGAGATCGCCACCGACTCCCAGGCGTCCGTGGCCGAAGGCCGCAGCGCCGCCGAGCAGCTTCAGGCGCTGGCGCAGCAGCTCGCCGCGCAGCTCGGGCGCTTCAAACTGCCCGCCTGA